A single Cottoperca gobio chromosome 5, fCotGob3.1, whole genome shotgun sequence DNA region contains:
- the LOC115008111 gene encoding protein LSM14 homolog B-B-like, with translation MSAGGGTPYIGSKISLISKAQIRYEGILSSVDTDRSTVSLAKVKSYGTEDRHADRPVPPKDEIYEYIIFRGSDIKDITVSEPPKPHHGLPRDPAIVQSSMGSCSAAYYPRWSSYRDIMPTYNQLAATSLLNQQYNAALGLVPGLPGIPVRRAPMVEQAVQTVPLAGAAQKKEKTATQPQGRQPVRPSQRSSQVQKENLPASREPSQPSAPKVQGEGTENQKQRQKQGSRRSRNRSRGQLLVTNSKATTLQFESDFDFETANAQFKDDLTKEVVVEKVDYGEAQNSQVVQEEDTLGEKYYDKAKCFFDNISSDLKPRRTTWAEEKKMNMETFGVPGRLLRGRGFRGRRGQSTTEQRPLPKIGSGRV, from the exons ATGAGTGCTGGAGGAGGGACCCCTTACATTGGCAGTAAAATAAGTTTGATATCCAAGGCGCAGATTCGGTATGAGGGAATATTGTCGTCTGTCGACACGGATCGGTCCACGGTTTCGTTAGCCAAAG TTAAATCCTATGGGACAGAGGATCGGCATGCAGATAGACCAGTGCCACCCAAAGATGAAATTTATGAATACATAATCTTCAGAGGAAGTGACATCAAAGATATTACTGTGTCCGAGCCACCCAAACCTCACCATGGACTGCCTCGTGACCCTGCTATtgtacag TCATCCATGGGAAGCTGTTCTGCTGCCTATTACCCACGCTGGAGCTCATACAGAGACATTATGCCCACCTACAACCAGCTGGCTGCTACTTCTCTACTCAACCAGCAGTACAATGCAGCATTGGGCCTAG TGCCAGGACTTCCCGGTATCCCAGTCAGAAGAGCTCCCATGGTCGAGCAGGCTGTCCAGACCGTGCCCTTGGCTGGGGCTGCCCAGAAAAAGGAGAAGACTGCAACCCAGCCACAGGGCAGACAGCCTGTTCGTCCAAGCCAGCGCTCTAGCCAGGTTCAGAAGGAGAATTTACCCGCCA gTCGGGAACCATCTCAGCCAAGTGCACCCAAGGTTCAAGGCGAAGGCACAGAGAACCAGAAACAAAGGCAAAAACAAG GCAGCCGCAGGTCCAGGAACCGAAGCAGAGGCCAACTTCTGGTGACAAACTCGAAGGCCACGACCTTGCAGTTTGAGTcagattttgattttgaaactGCAAATGCTCAGTTTAAAGATGATCTCACAAAGGAGGTTGTTG TTGAAAAGGTGGATTATGGGGAGGCCCAGAATAGCCAGGTTGTACAGGAGGAGGACACTCTTGGAGAGAAGTACTACGACAAAGCCAAATGCTTCTTTGACAACATTTCTTCAGACCTTAAGCCCAG GAGAACCACCTGGGCTGAGGAGAAAAAAATGAAcatggaaacatttggagtgCCCGGCCGATTACTGAGAGGCAGAGGATTCAGAGGACGCAGAGGGCAGAGCACCACTGAGCAGCGACCCCTCCCAAAAATTGGTAGTGGGAGGGTGTGA
- the LOC115008110 gene encoding LOW QUALITY PROTEIN: cadherin-like protein 26 (The sequence of the model RefSeq protein was modified relative to this genomic sequence to represent the inferred CDS: deleted 1 base in 1 codon) — FIVNTLHFRFVWLLDFQVYYLTSATCSELLSRHRRSWIIDSFTIEEGHPGPFPYVLGKVHIDRAYQVSFDLFGEGMDKEPKGLLSIDKESGTVSVHRAVDYEQKATLKLKFEARKKDLSIDTNLGIEISILDINDNPPRFHRDLYDINIDEETTQGFHVLTVLAYDRDQTGTPNSTFHYKIKSVSPNTPDTEFTIDSESGTISFKGCLDHEVAEMFTVVVEAKDHGDVVSLSSSTVVVIHVQDGNNHLPTFSGQTVRSKVKEHETGASPLRLHLTDKDTPNSQAWRARYTIQGDEGKHFKIETDPDTNDGILTVIKPLDHEEETQRELYISVENEAPYFSCKVKEKTPSGLWKVDHSKGDDSPSDSVKVIVEVEDANDPPVFSVTVKEARLEEDVPIGTWVGKVTAVDPDSSHAKDFLYKVGDDPAGWVTVDPHTGDITTAEPPDRESPHVVNGVYTILLHAVDDGKPPMTGTATLNIHVIDQNDNVPQPTVDYLDVCLSDGPATTNITAFDLDGNPFGGPFTFELLGDVEGKWKLNPSNGYTAGLVRGPGVYAGPHTINLKISDLQGMFGVYDFSVTVCDCSVVPNCRRHRGSVTKAAPGAIVIALVSLFLLLFVLLIAVVITCKKEFVPLQTSDSSGETLLASNIEKPGTDCKVPDNILVAVADETHHVPSNWQSQHDGIQHSKVSKVPTHTLKTYKLAPDHSCSYNSLQQDTEQNHTNLRDHRSEEVSYLFNENLYPTTWNSLLANSYHYTHQTEYMSTMNVNSSHQRDAALLAVINQRLSSLQDIEDQLDYLPHLYKDEGDSDSDSELENIIPDEDSYQNVLNDLGPGFEQLASICKPPHTQN, encoded by the exons TTCATTGTAAATACCCTGCACTTCAGGTTTGTTTGGTTGTTGGACTTTCAGGTTTATTATTTGACAAGTGCAACATGCTCAGAGCTGCTGAGCCGTCACAGAAGGTCTTGGATCATTGACTCCTTCACTATTGAGGAGGGGCATCCAGGACCCTTCCCTTATGTGCTGGGCAAG GTACACATTGATCGGGCCTATCAAGTGAGCTTCGATCTCTTTGGGGAAGGAATGGATAAGGAGCCAAAGGGGCTTCTCTCAATTGATAAAGAATCTGGCACCGTGTCTGTCCACAGGGCTGTGGACTACGAGCAGAAGGCTACGCTTAAA CTGAAATTTGAAGCTAGAAAAAAGGATTTGTCGATTGACACCAATTTAGGAATTGAAATTTCCATATTGGACATCAACGACAACCCACCACGCTTTCATAGGGATCTGTATGATATCAACATTGACGAGGAAACCACACAAG GCTTTCACGTCCTGACTGTGTTAGCCTATGATAGAGACCAGACAGGGACGCCAAACTCTACGTTCCACTATAAAATTAAGTCTGTGTCTCCAAACACTCCAGACACCGAGTTCACCATTGATTCTGAGTCTGGAACAATCTCGTTCAAAGGATGTTTGGATCATGAG GTGGCTGAGATGTTCACAGTGGTGGTGGAGGCCAAGGACCATGGTGACGTAGTCAGTCTGTCCAGCTCAACCGTTGTTGTCATCCACGTTCAGGACGGCAACAACCACCTCCCAACCTTCAGCGGACAAACAGTAAGAA GCAAAGTAAAAGAACATGAGACTGGGGCGTCTCCTCTGCGGCTGCATTTGACGGACAAAGACACCCCAAACAGCCAGGCATGGAGAGCCAGATACACCATTCAGGGGGACGAGGGAAAGCACTTTAAAATAGAAACAGACCCAGACACCAATGATGGAATCCTGACAGTAATAAAA CCGTTAGACCATgaggaggaaacacagaggGAGCTATACATCTCAGTGGAAAATGAGGCGCCATATTTCTCCTGTAAAGTGAAGGAGAAGACGCCT TCAGGCCTCTGGAAAGTCGACCACAGTAAGGGTGACGATTCTCCGTCTGATTCTGTAAAAGTCATCGTCGAAGTTGAGGATGCCAACGACCCCCCAGTGTTCAGCGTGACTGTGAAAGAGGCCAGGCTGGAGGAGGATGTACCCATTGGAACCTGGGTAGGGAAAGTGACTGCTGTGGATCCAGACTCCAGTCATGCAAAGGATTTTTT GTACAAGGTAGGAGATGATCCTGCTGGCTGGGTGACGGTGGATCCCCACACAGGAGACATCACAACAGCCGAGCCACCAGATAGAGAATCTCCTCATGTCGTCAACGGCGTCTACACAATCTTACTGCATGCGGTGGATGATG GTAAGCCACCCATGACAGGCACAGCCACACTGAACATCCATGTGATTGACCAGAACGACAACGTTCCTCAGCCAACAGTGGACTATCTAGACGTGTGTTTGTCTGACGGCCCCGCCACCACCAACATCACAGCCTTTGACCTGGACGGAAATCCCTTTGGAGGGCCTTTCACATTTGAACTGCTGGGGGATGTCGAAGGAAAATGGAAACTGAATCCCTCAAAtg GATACACAGCTGGCCTGGTGAGGGGGCCTGGTGTGTATGCTGGCCCACACACAATAAATCTGAAGATCTCTGACCTGCAGGGAATGTTTGGGGTTTACGACTTCAGTGTGACCGTTTGCGACTGCTCTGTGGTGCCCAACTGCCGGAGACACCGAGGCTCCGTCACAAAAGCGGCTCCTGGTGCTATAGTCATAGCGTTGGTCTCACTATTTTTACTACTGt TTGTGCTGCTGATTGCAGTCGTCATAACCTGCAAAAAAGAGTTTGTCCCTTTGCAGACCAGTGATTCCTCTGGAGAAACCCTCCTCGCATCAAACATTGAGAAACCAGGAACAGACTGCAAG GTGCCTGACAATATACTGGTAGCAGTTGCTGATGAGACACACCATGTCCCATCTAATTGGCAAAGTCAGCATGATGGAATCCAACACAGCAAAGTTTCAAAG GTTCCCACACATACTTTGAAGACATACAAATTAGCTCCTGATCACAGTTGCTCCTATAATTCCCTGCAACAGGATACAGAGCAAAACCACACAAACTTAAGAGATCACAGAAGTGAAGAGGTTTCCTACCTATTCAATGAGAACCTGTACCCG ACAACGTGGAATTCTCTATTGGCCAATAGCTACCATTACACCCATCAG aCTGAGTACATGAGCACAATGAATGTCAACTCAAGCCATCAGAGAGACGCAGCTCTCCTGGCCGTAATTAATCAG AGACTGTCCTCTCTCCAGGATATAGAGGATCAACTGGATTATCTGCCTCACCTCTACAAAGATGAGGGTGACTCCGACAGCGACTCAGAGCTGGAGAACATAATTCCTGACGAGGATTCATACCAGAATGTGCTGAATGATTTAGGCCCCGGGTTTGAACAACTGGCTTCCATTTGCAAGCCACCACATACTCAAAACTGA